The window gtgtTGGGCAGGAAGGCAGATGCAAACTCGCGATGCCGCCGCAGATTCCTCTGTTTCCCTCGACGTCAAACTCGCTAGAATTAAGGAATAATCCTTGACTTGGTATCTCACCGGAGAAAGAATTGTAGGAAAGATTGAGATTCTCCATGTCTGGGTAATTTCCTAGGAACTCTGGAATTGGACCGGACAGGTTATTGTGCGAGAGGTCCAAGTCTATGAGGCCTTTCAAGTCGGCGAGCGAGCGAGGAATGGTCCCTTCGAAGAAATTCCTGCTCAAATTGAGATATTCCAGAACTTGGCATTCTCCAATTGTGCTCGGAATGCGTCCGGAAAGGCTGTTGTTGTAGAAGGACAAGTACTGAAGGTTGCGCAAATTGCCGATCTCCTGCGGTAGCGGGCCGCTCAGGTAGTTGTTGGACATGTCGACGAAGTTCGACAGTGCTTCGATGCTTAGAACCTCATGCGGAATTGAGCCGGTGAGCTGGTTGTTCGATAGGTCCAAAATATTTAGATTCTGGCAATTCCCGAGCTCCGCCGGTATCGTGCTTGTCAAGAAATTTCCGTTGAGGAAGAGCTCGTTGAGCCGAATCAAGTCGCCGAGCGCCGGCGGGATGGTGCCGGTAAACTTGTTGTCGTACAAGATCAATGATTCCAATTCGATGAGCTCACCGAGGAAGTCGGGGATGGGGCCAGTGAACTGGTTCTCGTTCAAACCCAGTGTCACCAGGTTAGTGAACCTCCTGATCGTGGCCGGAAAGTTTCCGGAGATGCGGTTCCGGCCGAGGGTGAGGCTATTGAGACTCCGGGAGAGGTTGGCAAAGGAAGCTGGGAGCTCGCCGGCGAGTTGGTTCTCCATGAGGTTGAGGTCCTCCAGCTGCGTGCAGTTCGACAGGGAGGCGATGAAGTCCCAGTCTCCAGGGGCGGCTGCCACGAGCTGGTTTGTACCGAGGGATAGCTGCTTCAAATTAGGCAGTTTGCTTCCAAGATTTCGCGGTATCTTCCCGCTGAAATTGTTGCTGCTAATGTCGAGTTGCTCGAGAAGCACGGCGTTATTCAGCGACGCCGGAATCGGGCCCTCGAGTTGGTTGTAGGCCAAACCGAGCCCCCTCAGGTTTGGCAAAGCGTCGCCGATGTCATCCGGCAGCGTCCCCTTTAAGTTGTTGAAGGCCATGCTCAAAGTATCCAAGTTACTGATTCTGAAGAGGGACTGGGGAATGTTGCCGCTGAGGTTATTGCTCGACACCTGCAAGAAAGAGAGCGTCTTGAGATTGCCTAAATCCTCCGGTAGTCTGCCTTCGAGGTGGTTGTACGCCAAGTCGAGGATTCGGAGCAAAGAGAGATTAGTGATGGAAGGAGGGATTTTCCCGGTAAGGTCGTTGGTGGAGAGGCTGATGTAGGTGAGATTTACCAGTCCCCCGATAGAATCGGGGATACCTCCGGTTAGATTGTTGTTGCTGAGGACGAGCTCCTTAAGGTGGAGCATTCTTTCCAGCGGAAGGATTTCCCCGGAGAGTGAGTTGTTTGAGAGGTCAAGGAACCAGAGATTCGTCAGATTTCTCATCGCCGACGGGATGGTTCCGGTGAATTGGTTGTTGGAGAGGCACAGCATGCCTACGGAATAGAGGTTCGCGAACGACGTCGGGATTCCGCCGTTGAGCTGATTGAAGGAGAGGTCGAGGTAGGAAACATCTAAGAGGTCGCCAAGAGATGAAGGGATCTCGCCGGTGAGCTTATTGTATGAGAGATCGAGTGTTCTGAGAGAGACAATCCTCCCCAGCGACAGGGGAATCCCTCCTGTGAGACGGTTGCCGGCGAGGCTGAGCAGGCGTAGATTGGGATGGGGATTGGAGCCGAACTGGACGGGAATGGCGCCGGAGAGGAAATTGGAACTGAGGTCGAGAAGAGTGAAGTTGACGCAGAGATCGAGGCTGGCCGGCAGGGTGCCGTTCAATTCGTTATAGCTCAAGTTGAGTTGGCTCAGCCCGGCCAGTCGGCCTAGCTCCGGTGGGATTTCACCGTACATGGTGTTGTTGGGGAGGAGCAAGGAGGAGAGGTAGGTGAGGTTGGCGACGGCGGGGGAGATGATTCCTTTGATACCGACGGCGGTGAGGTCGATGGAGGAGACGCGGCCAGGGTGGGCGGCGTCGGCGCATGCAACGCCCGGCCAGCGGCAGAAGTCCAGCGTGGCGTTCCACGGCCGGAGGAAGCCACGGGGGTCATGGGATATGGCAGCGCGGAATTCGAGCAGGGCGGCGCGGTCTGCTTCCGGTCCGGTTGCGTCGGAGGCGGAGTGGCAAATGAGGAGGGAGTGTGAGAGGAGACAGAGTAGGAGCAAAGCAAGAACCGGCATGAGCTCCATGCGCGCAGTGCTGAATGCAACGAAGAATTCAGTGGATGAGCTGCAAGTGAGACTTTGGAGGACTGACTAAATAGAACCTGGTGTTGGAAATATTGCAACGTCAGCAGTGGGACTTAATTAATCATCGGCTAACGGAAAACTTCCGTAAAACTATATTAATCATCCAAAACTACTCAGGCTAACtaaatttatcttataattatcaTATTATATTAAGTGAACTTTACCATGATAATAAAAACATGGACTTCATATTAAAATGGGCATAAAATAAAAAAACGGAAATGACAGTGTTTAAATGACAATCGAAACCAAGTCGACTTCATATTGGCGGTGTGTCGGAGTCAACCTAAATGGCAATTAATGGGAACCCTCCAAGGAAATAAAGTCAAATTAGGAGTCAAACAACATTAAACACCACGAGTTCAATCAAACAGATTCGTTGTAATTTTCCAACACGCGATGTGGGAGAACAGTGTGTGATCAGTTTCAAACTTAACTACTTATAAGAAAGGCAAAATAATGAGGCCGTGACTTCACATTTTGCGCGTGGAAATACACGGCTAGTCGACTTGACGGTTGACCCACAAAAGTTGGGCCCACGTTTAATTAATTTCatctagttaattttgaaaatagataTTTTTTCCACTTAGCAAATAAATTTGGAACACTAGACTAATGCAATATTTATTTTAACTAGTGTGAGCGTGCATACATAttgtatatataatataataatatataacggattttttatataaaaaattattttaatttaatattatacttattttagtaaaaaaaattaagaaaattatattttttgacgATATCgttggcctaaaatatttatagaagtttctttgatcatagtgttgtcaattctaagatatgagactaaagagaactatatttttttatataaaataatcagaaaaaattaatgatgagaaaaattcataataatatgttgtagctgagtctcgaactctagatcactgattgtttcgcacgtggaattactaataaaccttggaattatttttagtgtaaatagaaaaaaggacattaacgtaaatatattttaggcttcaccaaagttagttagtaaaggggggaagatttttaataaaatagtaagatatataaataagatgtcgatattttattataaatattaaaCTGCTAAATACAgatattatatttgatattagaCAATAAATTgagaattttttaatattattaaaattaccaagatgtgaaactaaaaaaaatcaggataatacatatttttatataaataataataataataataaattttaaaattatttttaatataaaaaatattaactttaattaaatttttgacatcatcaaaattaatttttaaaagattcagTAAAATATTAGAAATATCTATCTTTTAATTatccaaaatatatttaaatttaattatcaaaTATCAGATACGATGATATAAATCGATTAAATATATGTGGCTACTCAATCATTAAATACGCATCGATAGAAAGAGGgaaatttataaagttttatttttattcatttcATTGAGTCAATTTTCCCTCAATAACAAGAAATGGAAAATGgacataaaagaaagaaaaaaaaggtaaTATGTAAACCATACaagttttccttttatttgaATCGTAGAGCAAGTCGACCAACATAATTGGTCCTATCTGAATCCTACAAAGATGATGGGTTAGATATGATGAAATCTTTCTTTGTTAGAAGAAGTTTTCATTTGATCTTACATATAAATAGATGAGCTAACAAAATGTTAATGTCTAAAAAATCAAGGGGAGTCTTTGGTGAAGGTCCTCTGAAtctcaagtcagtataaaactgGACGGATGGCTGAAGAACAATAATAACGCGCACGTGAGAGTAAGTTATAAATATTCAGTGAGTGTACCTTCGTCACAAAGAGGACTCTCCTTTTATATATCATCacatataacctccgtaatcatgagaTGACAAAACGTATCAGAGGTTATTCGGTAAAGAAGAGGATACGACCTAGGCGATACGCAGTAGTCGTCCAAGGAATCTTCCGCTGACCCAGATGTATACATTTTTTGTTGTTTATAGTTTTTATTATCACTGAGGTGGCCCGAAGAAATATATTGTTCTAATTGGTTTGCTGATGGGAGACACAATGGTCCTTAAAGAAAGTTCCAGGAGAATATTCTCTTACGCATAATTGTTATTATGACAAGTTGTTAAGATGTTATATAATGAATATAACTCGGTCGGTCCTTAAGCTGACCACCTTATTAGGATGATGTAGTTTGCTGAGCATAACTCGGTCAGTCATTAAGGTCGGTCGTCTTTATATCTACTTCAGTCATTAAGCCGCTTAGTTATATTCTGCGCAGTCTTGAGATATTCATTTGAGAGTGATATATTGTTTTAGTCATATTGGAAATTTGTTCAAGAAATAATATAGTGTCTCATGCTCCATAGAAGTTCTTCGGATAACCTATGCTTTGCTGGAATCCCGTCCAAGTGACAGGTCCGGTCAACCTTTTATCCGCCCATGTTTAAAATGGATTACCAAGACAAACATAGCTACATTCTGAGAGGTTCGGTTGGTATATTAAACTGAGTTACATCATGTCATTGCTCGATTGGATTTTTGTATGGTCAGGGCATATATACTCGTCTGACTTTAAAACTGGACGGATATACATATACATTGTCACTTTAAAATCAATTAAGGCAATCGACAATCAAGATCGTCTAGGTATATACATGGAGACTCATACGAAGTAAGGAATTTTGCTTTCCTCTTGATCATACTGTTCGTTTGTTGTGGAGTGAGTCAGTCATTTCGATCGACGCATAAGGCCGATCGGTCTTAATTTTTGTCGCCTTAAGATATGGTCATCCTTAAGACATTAAACTTCCTAATTCGCTCGGCTTAACTCTTAAGGGATAATCATTTCTCCTCAATCGAATTATAATTCAGTCTAATTGAATCTAAAAACTTTAACATTGGACAATTAATCAAATTCAGATGAAAAGATATTACTCCTTAAACATGATTACTACGTCATCTTACTTAATTATCACGTCATTTTCGAATTTATTAACCGGTATTAATAATGATACTAATAATGATTAAAATCTTCCACGTAAAGTTAAGTCAAACTACGACTGTAACAGCACAAACAACAAAAGCTAAGTCAAATAAGGTGGGAAAAGAGTAAAGAGGTATGAGATCGGAATTCAAAGCTAGGAAGCAAAATTGAGACAATGACGTATTCTCGCGCCCATGTCGGCACGGCGAAAAGTTGCATTCCCATTCATTTTCACTAGACGCGACATCAATTCCAATACGTCTGACTAGTCAACTTGACTTCAAGAAATTGGGCCTGTGATATATTGGGCTATAATAGTTAGGTCTCAAGGAAAGTGTGCTCGTTCCTATTAGCACCTTCTAAATTGGACTGGCCGATGATGAACCGTTGTTCTAATATTTCACACTATTTTTTCCCCAAAAAATATAAAGTTAGAAGAAAATAATAAGATTTGTGGATGTTTAGTTTAGAGAAACAAGGATgggaaatgaaaataataatcattgattgtcattgatccggtggtaaggtaaGGTTCGTCCGGCAGGAGGTCAAAATGGTCAACGTCCTAGGCAAGCGTTTGACCGGGCAAACTACCTTCCTGGTCAACAGGAAGAGTAGTCGGTCCTACACTTCGATAGCTCGGTCAGACGCCGAGCTTCCGATGCTCATAAAGCTCAAGCAGGGAGGAACGAAGGCCGAGCGACCGTCTCGCTCGGCTAAACAGTGGGCGTAGACTCGACCTGACAGGCAGGACTCTCTCGCTTGGTAGGACAGAGTCGGATAGCAGATCATTGGCCGAGCGGACGCTCGACCCGACCATTGTATCACCCAGACGAcagactggccgagcggctctcccgctcgacccaataacagacaaaaggggtagttggcgatatcttcctagggaccagtgtCATCGACGGGCTGCATGGTTGGCAGCATGGTCAGGCAGAGAATcgtacagtggaagcttccactgtcatgtcaggaatatgctcgggtcgttaaggtatgacgtcagatACGTTTTTCTGATACGtcctttccaggtatgctttgagaagcgtgcacgccttgggaagcgtgcatgcacctcctgggagccctatataaggacccccaggttTCGACAGAGGTATGTtcattactgtagctacagttacgctgctgctcctttcttctctacttcatttgcTTGTCGCCGGTAAtcgacttgagcgtcagagggctatCGTCAGGGAACCCTTCCCTGGttcggcactaacgacttgtggttgcaggcttagctcGTTGGAGGCCTATGTCATCTTCAGTTGAGATCCAGTCAACGTGAGCATCacctccccagcgtccgtcgactcactctcagacaggatcaaatttggcaccgtctgtgggaacacatctGAATCAGAGctgagaagatggaggaagctggatgTCTCCACACCATGACGCTCACTCCTGAGCAGCTCAATGTGCTCATTCAGGTACGCGGCAAAGATAGCCGAGCAACAGCAGCAAAAAGCACTAGCCGATCGACTGGCGCAACAAGCGACGTCGGCCTCGGGAGGCCATGCGGCGCACAAAGACCGGCCAAAGCAACTCTCCATATGGGGACAGAACAAGATGTCGACCGACACTCCAAGAGAGGTTCCACCGGCACCCATTTCGTTTCACCGGGCGTTATTTCATACGCCCTCAGAGATTGCTCAGGCCAACCAGGACAGGGGCTCTACTTCAGATGAGGCTCCCGTTCGGGACGCAAAAAAGGGTAAAGCGCCCCGAGCTGATTCGTCACCCGAGAGGATCAACCGATAATTCTCCGAGGCCATTCTACAGGATCCGCTGCCGAGGCACTACGCTCCCTTGGCGATCGGAGAATATAACGGGTCGACCGACCCGGACGACtatctcggtaagttcgataacgccgctacccttcatcagtacacaaatggagtcaagtgccgagttttcctcaccactctctctagctcggcgcaacggtggttttgGATGTTGTCGGACGGATCGATTAGAAGCTTTAAAGACTTCCAGACGATTTTCCTTCACTACTTCGCGAGCAGCAGATGCTATCAGAAAATAAGCGTCAACCTATTCTCCATGAAGCAGGGCCAGAGGgagactctccgagcctacatccagcgcttcaaccaagtggcgatggatatcctctcggtctcgtctgagaccatgatgaacgcattcatgcaagggctcgtggacggggacttcttctggTCGCTCGTCAGGAAACCTCCCCGCGATTACGACCATATGCTGAAGAAGGCCAACAAGTACATCAATGTAGAGGAAGCTCAGGCAGTAAGAAGGAAGGAGGCACCGTCTAAGCCGCCCTCGGTGACCGAACAAAGGCTACCGATCAGCCATCAATCTCTAAGAGGGCCCCGAGCCGAAGGAGTACGGCCACACCAGGAAGAAAGGCCACACGCCGTCCAGCATGTTGCCGTCGAGTGGCCGAGACctaaggggaaggtatggacctctttgttctgctcattccatcaGTCTACAACTCACAACATCCGCGATTGTCGCAGATTCAACCCGGTCGCCCAATCGACACCTAAGAGTTATTGTCGCCGGTCCCTCTCTCCTAACCGACGACACTTGCATCATCGTTCCGATCGTCGAGAGGACACAAGAAGATCTCCACGGAAACCTCGTCGGAGAAGCACTGATCCGACCAGAGCCGCACGTAACCAAAGCAGGTCATTCGCtcaggaggaagaaaatagaagtaacaccgCGCGAGGTGAAATCAGCATCATCGCTGGGGGGCCGACTAGTGGAGACTCCAACCAGGCCCGAAAGTCCTATGCTCGACGGTTGGAGATCCATACTATAGGTTGCAGGAGGGAAAAGGCGAGCAGACCAGAGATCAGCTTCTGCCCCAGGGatctggaaggagttgaagttgttgggatcgttcgtactcggctagagaggaggggtgtgaatagccaccccaaattctcgcgttcttccttcTTGTCgattgttgaagaagcaacagcttctcagacgccaaccacagcagcagctcagtcggagtcccagccgaaggaagaagctcacgcgaagcttgcgaagaagagctcaacaaagctcaagcaccagaacatcagctctgtagcagaagagaagaggaagaagtagtagcacagaagatgccctcgtctcctttataccatgcactcaacctgcactgcacctgcgaagaacagaagacagaagactagccgttgtgagccaacggatagttctggaccgatcaggctgaagcctgatcggtccagggcacctctgatcggtccccggaccgatcccacctctctgtaagagaggtggctgcgtctctgatcgatcgtggagaccgatcagactccctgctgagcggtctccagaccgatcagatgacttacagaacccttctgtttgttatctgatcggtcaccagaccgatccaggtttagagctccagccctaaaccctaaatggtcctgagaacgagctaccaagccctctcttgacctagtccgagctaccgagctaccgagctaccgagctacagAGCTacagagctaccgagctaccgagctaccgagctacagAGCTACAGAGCTacagagctaccgagctaccgagctacagAGCTACAGAGCTacagagctaccgagctaccgagccctctctgacttcccatgccaagcttccatacttggacttctctcgtgccaagctccctgcttggacttctccgtgccaagtcccatacttggacttttctcatgccaagtctccatacttggacttttccgtgccaagtctccatacttggacttttcccgtgccaagtctccatacttggacttttctcgtgccaagctcccgtgccaagctccagaTTTAAGAACTAGACTTGTTTCTTTAAATGATGaaacttaaattaaagattagAAAGTCAACTGATGTAACATGTCACTCCACTTCTATTTTTATGATTTAGCTCATGATCAATGTAAACTTAAAGTATTAATCCAAAGTCTATGGTAACTTTctggattcatttttatttaaggCATTCTTTTCTTTAATGGTCCCTTTTAGAATTTAATGTATGACTTACTCCTTAGCATCATATGGAGTGTGTGGGAACGTTTGCATTAGATTGTACCTTTTAGAATTAATGCTGCTTGATCactgggaaaaataatgtttgcatggtttataatagaagctttgtatgcagtgacatagaatgaaaattctgcttaataagaaatttaagagtcaccatattgtttcaagaggttaccattgatgttacatagataacgctttttgcacttctgttagatgactatatcaaatggtttttatggttatgtaacatttatgcagtgcaattagaaccacgcgtacagtttagtttctaatttgtaatatatatctttattcgaataggtatcctcaagagtattgggaagaatgccgacaagctaaaaaaatggagagactttaataaattaaggagcactaggagctgcaatccctcctcttcatcgacatctaagtagaaaatctcgtgttatatcgttctacctttgttttaatagtattatcattttgttggttgcttatgaaatttcttcagaatgttatagatattatttttgaatgttagaaaattgtatattaaattttattttgaaatttagtattttgaatgatttataatattggaaaattgtgtattaattttttttattttttatctaaaaaagacaacggtttttcaccgttgttgtagatagtttaaaactgttgttgaagaccctgttattaaaggtagactctcaaagacaacggtgaaaacctgttgtctttgaaggaaaagacaatagtttttcatcgttgtaaaaatgttgtctttgccttcaaagacaacggttaaaaactgttgtctttgggcaccccttttaacaacacggcatttaacaacagttctaaaggggctacgacaacagtgaaaaatcattgttgttaggcttttttcttgtagtgattgttGACAAATATTGTTCATgagctgaacatatatgtgttcaagatTGTTTATTTAGTTAAACGAGTTGTTCAaacttgttcatttaattgatctcgtatatattaaacgaacataaataagTTTTTACCAAGCTAAATATGAAGTCTATTCACGAACGTTCGATTCATTTATAGCCTTAACGTCGAGATCTCTTAGCAATTTATGTAAGGCTGAAATCAACTATAATATTAGAAGGATCCCTATGCCTTTAAAACTTAAGGCTAAGAATGAAAACAATAAGTGAAATGACTAAGTACGGAAAGATGTACATGTAATCTTGCTTAAGAGATCAAGAAGCACAATTTattatttcaacttttaattctTCTTTAAGTTCTCAAATAATTTACATAAAATGTATATTTACAAACATTTGTATGGTGAAGTTAGAATTTATATATCTTTATATGTTATTAAGATAAATTCTCAAATCTTACTATGTTATAAACAAGTGCACGTATCATGAGTATAATATCAACAAAAGTAAATATCATAAATCATGTGAATATCAACATATATATCAATGGCCTAAATATAATAAATCAACTAAGAAGTGAATCACTTGAGTCAATATCCACTATAACAAATATGTCTTTCCATAGCTCATAATTATACTATCCGCAGCGCGCATCATATGTTGCATAACTGCAAGTTGTTGAAAGTCATAGGACATCAATAGTGCTTCGATGCTACAGTTAAGAGTATTTGTAGTGTACACTGTGTGCTGTAATTATGAGCATTTGCAACAGGGGTCACACGCTGTAGTTAAGAGCAATCGACAATGCGCAACGTATGTTGCGGTTAA is drawn from Zingiber officinale cultivar Zhangliang chromosome 1B, Zo_v1.1, whole genome shotgun sequence and contains these coding sequences:
- the LOC122047269 gene encoding putative receptor-like protein kinase At3g47110, which translates into the protein MELMPVLALLLLCLLSHSLLICHSASDATGPEADRAALLEFRAAISHDPRGFLRPWNATLDFCRWPGVACADAAHPGRVSSIDLTAVGIKGIISPAVANLTYLSSLLLPNNTMYGEIPPELGRLAGLSQLNLSYNELNGTLPASLDLCVNFTLLDLSSNFLSGAIPVQFGSNPHPNLRLLSLAGNRLTGGIPLSLGRIVSLRTLDLSYNKLTGEIPSSLGDLLDVSYLDLSFNQLNGGIPTSFANLYSVGMLCLSNNQFTGTIPSAMRNLTNLWFLDLSNNSLSGEILPLERMLHLKELVLSNNNLTGGIPDSIGGLVNLTYISLSTNDLTGKIPPSITNLSLLRILDLAYNHLEGRLPEDLGNLKTLSFLQVSSNNLSGNIPQSLFRISNLDTLSMAFNNLKGTLPDDIGDALPNLRGLGLAYNQLEGPIPASLNNAVLLEQLDISSNNFSGKIPRNLGSKLPNLKQLSLGTNQLVAAAPGDWDFIASLSNCTQLEDLNLMENQLAGELPASFANLSRSLNSLTLGRNRISGNFPATIRRFTNLVTLGLNENQFTGPIPDFLGELIELESLILYDNKFTGTIPPALGDLIRLNELFLNGNFLTSTIPAELGNCQNLNILDLSNNQLTGSIPHEVLSIEALSNFVDMSNNYLSGPLPQEIGNLRNLQYLSFYNNSLSGRIPSTIGECQVLEYLNLSRNFFEGTIPRSLADLKGLIDLDLSHNNLSGPIPEFLGNYPDMENLNLSYNSFSGEIPSQGLFLNSSEFDVEGNRGICGGIASLHLPSCPTHKSKKNWRLALAIALPVTALFLCIALFTAFYVVERRRRINRNSMVPSDRNIDQVHTKVSYTDLLKATDDFSPENLIGVGSYGSVYRGSLGDEQIAVKVLDLEHRGAFKAFIAECEALGNIRHRNLVKMLTTCVSIDSMGNEFRAILFEFMPNGSLENWLHPEPSDRKFHSTKMFGLVHRLNVAIDVGAALNYLHDHYDSPIIHCDLKPSNVLLDANMTARVGDFGIARFLTRSSSVYQSSSAAIKGSIGYMAPEYGMGGLISTQADVYSYGILLLELFTGRRPTDEEFKDGFTLQKYVERKLAAGVDVTGGVADPAMFCEGGEEVALNFVVGKQANGRIKQCLESVLMVGLCCAKASPAERITMADAVTRMETIKNLLLMTNM